CTCCGTTGCGGGCGATGACTTCAGGTCGCTGTTATCGGCGGGATGAAATTGACGCTTCTCACTTTCCGATCTTTCATCAACTGGATGTGATCGCCATTGATGAGAATATCAGTTTTGCAGATCTGAAATGGGTCTTGTATCAATTAGCCAGTAGCTTGTTTGGCAAAGATGTGCAACTCCGTTTCCGCCCCAGTTATTTTCCCTTCACTACGCCGAGTGCGGAAGTGGATGTGATGTTTAACGGCAAATGGTTGGAGATTCTGGGAGCCGGAATGATTCGTCCCGAAGTTCTGGAAGCCGGTGGGGTCGACTCGGAAAAATGGCAAGGATTTGCCTTCGGCCTGGGACTGGATCGGATGGCGATGATTCGACACGGGATCACTGATATCCGGCTGATGTATGAAAATGAAGAAGCGTTTTTGCGTCAGTTTTAATGAACGTTTCCTGGTAAAAGCTGGCACGATATTTCTGGCATAGAGAGAGTACGATGCGAATAAATACTGGTTGGTTGCGCGATTATCTGTCTGAAGACTGCAAAGAGAGCGAACTGCTTGATGCCTTCATGACGGTGGGCCTGGAAGTCGAAGAAGAACATGATCTTGCACAAGCGTTAGAGCCGATCAGGGTTGGTTTTATTCGAGAGAAGAAACCGGTTGGTGATGATGGCCAATATTTCGAATGCCTGGTCGAAATTGACAAAGGTAAGCTGGTAACGATTCTCTGTGCCACTGCTCATCCCGTTGAGATTGGATGGGGTGTTCCCGTTGCGGTTGCCGGTACGAAGCTGCCCAGCGGTGCTTTGATCTCCGAAGGAAAATTCAAGGGAATTCGTTCGGAAGGAATGATCTGCCTGGATGGTGAATTGGGAATGATTGCGAAATCAACCGGTCTGCAGGTTTTCAAAGACGAAGCAGCGCTCGGCGAGAGTCTGCCTTCCGTGTCTCCGTTCCAGGAATCTCTGGTTGAAGTTTCGGTCCTTCCGAATCGTCCCGATTGTCTGGGAATGATCGGGATCGCCCGTGAAGTCGCTGCTGTCTTGGACATGCAGTTGAAGTATCCCAGTCAGCGGGTGATTCAACCTGCCGCCGGTCAGAGTGAGTCTGTTGCGGTTGAGATCGATGATGCATCACTGTGTTCGCGTTATGCCTGTCAGGTGTTTGATGGAGTTCAAGTTCGCAGTTCGCCTCACTGGCTTCAGAGCCGCCTGCAAACAGCGGGATTGCGTCCGATTAATAACGTCGTGGATATCACGAACTTTGTAATGCTGGAATGGGGACAGCCGTTACACGCGTTTGATTTCGATTCCTTAAAGGGGAATCGGATTGAAGTCCGCCGCATTCGCAAAGATGAAAAACTGAAGCTCCTGGATGAAACTGAAGTCGATGGCGCGGAGCAGCCGTTGGTGATTGCCGATGCGGAGAAACCGATCGCTCTAGCAGGGATTATGGGGGGCTGGAACTCCCAGACCACGGTTGGCTCAAAACGCATTTTGCTGGAAGCCGCTTGTTTTGATCCGGTTTGTATTCGGACCTCTTCTCGAAAGCTGCGAATCAGCACGGATTCCTCGTATCGCTTTGAGCGGGGAACTGACCCGAATGACATGTTGAGCGGTGCTTTCACCCGAGCTGCGGAACTGCTGCAGGATGCGGAACTGTCCGAAGCCAAGCCAGCTTCTACGATTACAGACAGCTACCCCAGCGTGCGGGAGCGGACGAAATTCGCTTTGGATTCCGACCGATTCTCAAAGTTATTAGGTGCAGAAATCAGCGATGAGCAGATCAAAGACTGTCTTTCCAAACTGGAAATGACGGCTGATGAGGGGCTGACGATTTCCGTGCCGACCTGGCGCGTGGATGTGAATAATGAAGTCGTGCTTGCCGAAGATGTTGCGCGGCTCTTGCGGTATGACAGTATTGTTATGAAACCGATGATAGCGACGACGACCAAAGGCCGCATTTCTGAAACAGATGGACTCCGAACCAACGTTGCGAAATTTCTGACGAGTAACGGTTTCCTGGAATGCCGTACGCCTCCGCTGACAACAGAGCAGGTTGCTTTCTCATTCAGTCAATGGGCTGGCGATGCGATTCAGGTGCAGAACCCGATCTCCAAAGAAATGACGACGCTCCGCCAAAGTCTGGTGGGGAGCCTGGTTGAAGTGGCCGAGCGGAATGCCCGTCGCGGTGCCAGCAGTTTCCGGTTTTTCGAGATCGATCGGACCTTCCGTCAGAATGATGATGTGATTGATGAACGCTGGATGGTTGGCGGCGTACTGGGAGGTTATGTCAATGACTCTGCCTGGGTTGCCTCCGAGAAGGAATTTGATTTTCTACGTGCCAAGGGGGTGGTTGAAAATCTGTTTTCTCAGATCAGTGTGGATGACATCACATTTGAACGTGATACTCCTGCTAAGGGGTACCGTGGTGAAGAGTTCGCCGCGCTGAAGCACGGGGATCAACGGATTGGTGCACTGGGACGAATTGACCTGAACGAACTCGGGATCAAGGATCGTGCACGCGTGCCTTTGTACGGTTTCGAATTGGATCTCTCGGCTTTGGTTCAAGTGAAATCGCCCGCTCGAATGTTTAGCGGCCTGGCCCGGACTCAGGTGATTGCCCGTGATATTTCGATTCTGGTTCCGATTGATTTACGTTACGCCGAGATTGAGGCATCACTAGAAAAAGCGTTCGCTGCTGCGGTCGAGAATCTGCAGGTTGAACCACGCAAAGAGAGTGATGCACCGGTCGCGCTAAATCCGAAACTGGAAAATGTCATCTGTGTCGATACCTTTACGGGTGAAAGTATCGGGGCTGATGCGATGAGCTTGACGATTCGCATGCTGTTCCGCGATGACGCACATACCCTGACTTCGGGTGAGGCACAGCAATTGATGGACTATGTCGTGAAGCAGCTCAATGCAGAGCATGGTGCGGTTCAGCGGTAGCCTTTGAACGGTTTGAATCTGCCGCCCGAAAAGGGAACAGGCTTTCATTCGTCCGATAAATGAATTCAACAGACACGTCTCATTTTTGAGGCGTGTTTTCTTTTCTATGCTGCAATTATCGCAACCTGGGAAGCTGATCATAGTGACCTATGCCGGGAGGCGCCATTTGGTATAACTTTCAGATACTTCTCCCTGAGCAGATCGGTGGCGTTTCTGATCTGAGTTGTTTGAGGCAGCGATGTCTCAATTCAATCTTTTCATTTCTAAAAAGTACAAAAGATGCGGAATTTTGCGGTTGAACTTGTTTGCTGTTTATGATTATATATAATATATAATCATGGCGTTTCAGGGCAGACTTGCGCTATAATGATGGCAACGATCTGTTAATTCGAGTCGAGCGCTGTTGCGTCTAAGTAGTTGATTACAAAAAACAAACGTGCTTTTGGATACATCACGATGATACGACGACTTCTGGTGAGTTGGGGATTATGCATCTTTGTCATGATCCTGAGCCGTCCGCTTCTGGCAGATGATGCTGATTTGAAAAAAACAGACTTCTTCGAAAAACGAATTCGTCCGTTACTGATTAACCAGTGTTATGACTGCCACAGTGAGGATTCCGTTGAGAGCGGATTACGGGTCGATTCTCTGTCGGCGTTAGTCCGGGGGGGAGAGCGGGGGCCTTCTGTCGTGATCGGAAAGCCCGAGCAAAGCCTGTTGATTAGTGCGGTGAACCACAGCGGTCAATTACACATGCCGCCCAAAGATAAGTTGTCTCAAAAAGAGATCAGCGATTTAACCGAATGGATTCGACTGGGAGCCTACTGGCCGAATTCAAAACCGATTGCGCAATCGAACGAGAATGAATCTGAGGGGCCGCTTTTTACAGAGCAGGAAAAAGCGTTCTGGGCCTTTCAGCCGCCTCAAAAACCAAGTCTACCGTCGGTTAAGCAGTCTGGTTGGGTTCAGAATCGGATTGACAATTTCGTATTATCAAGGTTGGAACAGAAAGGCTATGCGCCGGCTCTTCCCGCCGAGAAGCAGGACCTGATTCGTCGAGCGACGTTTGATCTGATTGGTTTGCCGCCCACTCGAAAAGAAGTCGATGACTTTGTCAAAGATGATTCGCCGAATGCTTTTGCTAAGGTCATTGATCGGCTTTTGGAATCACCCCGTTACGGTGAACGCTGGGGACGGCACTGGCTGGATGTGGCACGCTATGCCGATTCAAACGGCCTCGACGAAAACCTGTCTTATGCGAATGCGTTTCGATTCCGCGATTATGTGATTGCGGCATTCAATCAAGATAAGCCTTTTGATCAGTTTGTCCAGGAACAACTGGCAGGCGATATTCTGGCGGAACAAGTTAACGACGACAGCCGCATCGAGAAAATTACCGCGACCGGGTTTCTGTCTATCGGCGCTAAGATGCTGGCGGAAGATGACCAAACCAAAATGCAGATGGATATCATCGACGAGCAACTGGATACCGTCGGTCGTACTTTTATGGGACTTACATTGGGGTGTGCCCGCTGTCATTCTCATAAATTCGATCCGATTCCGATTGAAGATTATTACTCGCTGGCGGGGATCTTCAAAAGTACGAAAACGATGGAAAACTTCAAGGTGGTTGCCCGCTGGCAGGAACGAACTCTGGCCAGCCCTGAAGAGATTCAAAAACTGGAACAACATAAAAAACAGATCGCAGACCTCGACTCTGAGATTCAATCAGTTGTGAAACAGGCCGATGAACAGTTTCTGAGGGAAGAGCGAAAGCATGTCTCCGATTATTTACTGGCGGCCGAGATTAAAAAACACGCTGATGAATTAATGAAGGGGACAAAACCGATCGGCGAAACACTTCAGGCCGATTCAGCGGATTCTGTCCTGATCGTGGAAGCGGAAAACTATCAGGCGGGCAATGTGAAAAAATCCCTGACCGGTTACGGCGAGGGAATTGGCGTCATTTACAATAAAGGGATGCTGCCGAATATCGCGGAGTATGAAGTTGAATTGCCGAAAGCGGGGCGGTATCAATTCGAAATTCGCTATGCCGCCGCGTCTGCACGGCCGGTTCAATTATTGATTAATGGTCAACTCGTCAAAAATAAGGCAGCAGGAGAAGTGACCGGAAGCTGGTATCCCAAGTCACAACAATGGAAAGTAGAAGGCTTCTACCAGTTCAACAAAGGGAATAATAAAATCCGCCTGGAAAGTAAGATTCCGTTTCCACATATTGATAAGTTGTTGATTGCAACTCCTCGGGAGCCTTCCAGGAAAGAGCGGAATTTGATTGCCGAAATCGCGGCTCCCGAAAGCAAACTCATTGGCAGTATCACAGCACAGTGGGCCGATTATCTGGCGAAACATTCACAGGAGGAGACCTCTCCCTTTTATATCTGGAGCGAACTGGTACGCACGGGGAAGACACCAGAAACACTCGGGCCTTCATACCAGCGGTTTCAAAGTCTGAATGATCTGCCTGAAGCAGAACGGCTGCCGCGGGCGGCTCAGCTTTACGGGGCATTGTTTGCAGAAGTCGAACAGGAGTGGCAGGCTTATCTGAAAACCGACGAGGGTAAAAATACGAAAAGTCTGCCGAATGCGGAGAGCGAAGCGATTCGGCAAGTGCTATATGATCCGAAAGGACCGTTCGCGTTACCTGCGGACCGTGAAACGTTTTATGCTGCTGCAGTGAAAACCGAACTGACGGAAAAAAGAACTGCCCGGAAAGAGCTGGAAAAAACACTTCCTCAATATCCGACGGCCATGGCCGTTTCAGAACAAAAGCCGGAAAACGTGAAGGTACATTTGCGAGGAAGTCACTTCACGCTGGGAAAAGAAGTTCCTCGGCAGTTCCTGCGAATTATTGAGGGAGAGCAACAGACTCCCATCAATGATCAGCAGAGTGGTCGTTTGCAGTTAGCCCAGTGGTTGACCAGCGGTCGGCATCCTCTGACGGCTCGTGTCATGGTGAATCGACTCTGGCGCTGGCATTTCGGAAAGGGGCTGGTGCGAACACCCGATAACTTTGGAAAACTGGGAGAACGTCCGACGCATCCAGAGCTGCTCGACTGGCTGGCGGTTCAATTTGTAGAACAGGGCTGGTCGATTAAGTCGATGCATCGTCTCATTATGCTGTCTTCGACCTACCAGATGAGTACAAGGTATAACGCGGAGTTGGCAGCCGTTGATCCCGAGAATCGATTGCTCTGGCGGATGAACCGCAGACGCCTGGAAGCAGAAGCAATTCGCGATTCAATTTTAGCCGTGTGTGGAAAGCTCGACTATGAAATGGGAGGCTCGCTATTGGGTGTTGAGAATCGAAAATATGTCACGAGCACCAGAAATGTGAATCCGGTCGTTTATCAAACGAATCGTCGTTCCGTCTATTTGCCGATTGTGAGGAGTGCCTTGTATGAGGTACTGCAGGCATTTGATTTTGCCGATCCCAGTGTTCTTTCTGGCGATCGAACGCATACTACGGTGGCACCTCAGGCGCTGTTCATGATGAATAGTGAATTCGTGATGCAGAATACGATGGACCTGGCGGATCAAGTGCTGCATGAGACCCATTTAGATCAGCGCGCCAAAGTGAATCGAATTTATGAAAAAATCTTCAGTCGTCCTGCGTCAGCGATGGAAACATCTCGCGCGCTGAACTACATCGGACATTACAGACAGGAATTGAAGTCGTTAGAGATGTCAGACGAAGAAAAAGAGCAGCGAACCTGGCAGAGTCTGTGCCGGGTGTTGATTGCCTCCAATGAATTTTTGTTTGTTGATTAAAGACAGCGAGAACGAAGAGTTTACGAGTTTGTTTTGAATTGGAATTCAGATGAATCAATGGAAGACAAATAACGGACGTACGGTGATCTCGCGACGGGAAATGTTGCGCAGGAGTTCTGCCGGCTTTGGCAGTCTGGCTTTAGCTGCCTTACTGGGAAGTAACGGTCAGGCTGCGCAGCAGAAAGTCGTTCAGCAGCCGCATTTCACCCCTAAGGCCAAGCGTGTGATCTTTCTGTTCATGCACGGCGGCCCTTCGCACATGGATACGTTCGATTACAAACCCCAGTTGCAGAAAGACAGTGGCAAGCCGCTGCCGTTTGACAAGCCTCGTGTTTTCTCAGCCACGACCGGAAATTTACTGGGGTCACCCTGGAAGTTCAAGCAACATGGCGAGAGCGGTGCCTGGGTGAGTGAAGTCTTTCCGCATGTCGCGGGATGCGTTGATGACTTATGTATTATCAATTCGATGTACGGCTCTAATTCCCGGCATGGGGGAGCACTTTTGGAATTGCATACGGGGAGTGACACGTTTGTTCGCCCCAGCATGGGATCCTGG
This genomic interval from Gimesia alba contains the following:
- the pheT gene encoding phenylalanine--tRNA ligase subunit beta; the encoded protein is MRINTGWLRDYLSEDCKESELLDAFMTVGLEVEEEHDLAQALEPIRVGFIREKKPVGDDGQYFECLVEIDKGKLVTILCATAHPVEIGWGVPVAVAGTKLPSGALISEGKFKGIRSEGMICLDGELGMIAKSTGLQVFKDEAALGESLPSVSPFQESLVEVSVLPNRPDCLGMIGIAREVAAVLDMQLKYPSQRVIQPAAGQSESVAVEIDDASLCSRYACQVFDGVQVRSSPHWLQSRLQTAGLRPINNVVDITNFVMLEWGQPLHAFDFDSLKGNRIEVRRIRKDEKLKLLDETEVDGAEQPLVIADAEKPIALAGIMGGWNSQTTVGSKRILLEAACFDPVCIRTSSRKLRISTDSSYRFERGTDPNDMLSGAFTRAAELLQDAELSEAKPASTITDSYPSVRERTKFALDSDRFSKLLGAEISDEQIKDCLSKLEMTADEGLTISVPTWRVDVNNEVVLAEDVARLLRYDSIVMKPMIATTTKGRISETDGLRTNVAKFLTSNGFLECRTPPLTTEQVAFSFSQWAGDAIQVQNPISKEMTTLRQSLVGSLVEVAERNARRGASSFRFFEIDRTFRQNDDVIDERWMVGGVLGGYVNDSAWVASEKEFDFLRAKGVVENLFSQISVDDITFERDTPAKGYRGEEFAALKHGDQRIGALGRIDLNELGIKDRARVPLYGFELDLSALVQVKSPARMFSGLARTQVIARDISILVPIDLRYAEIEASLEKAFAAAVENLQVEPRKESDAPVALNPKLENVICVDTFTGESIGADAMSLTIRMLFRDDAHTLTSGEAQQLMDYVVKQLNAEHGAVQR
- a CDS encoding DUF1553 domain-containing protein, encoding MIRRLLVSWGLCIFVMILSRPLLADDADLKKTDFFEKRIRPLLINQCYDCHSEDSVESGLRVDSLSALVRGGERGPSVVIGKPEQSLLISAVNHSGQLHMPPKDKLSQKEISDLTEWIRLGAYWPNSKPIAQSNENESEGPLFTEQEKAFWAFQPPQKPSLPSVKQSGWVQNRIDNFVLSRLEQKGYAPALPAEKQDLIRRATFDLIGLPPTRKEVDDFVKDDSPNAFAKVIDRLLESPRYGERWGRHWLDVARYADSNGLDENLSYANAFRFRDYVIAAFNQDKPFDQFVQEQLAGDILAEQVNDDSRIEKITATGFLSIGAKMLAEDDQTKMQMDIIDEQLDTVGRTFMGLTLGCARCHSHKFDPIPIEDYYSLAGIFKSTKTMENFKVVARWQERTLASPEEIQKLEQHKKQIADLDSEIQSVVKQADEQFLREERKHVSDYLLAAEIKKHADELMKGTKPIGETLQADSADSVLIVEAENYQAGNVKKSLTGYGEGIGVIYNKGMLPNIAEYEVELPKAGRYQFEIRYAAASARPVQLLINGQLVKNKAAGEVTGSWYPKSQQWKVEGFYQFNKGNNKIRLESKIPFPHIDKLLIATPREPSRKERNLIAEIAAPESKLIGSITAQWADYLAKHSQEETSPFYIWSELVRTGKTPETLGPSYQRFQSLNDLPEAERLPRAAQLYGALFAEVEQEWQAYLKTDEGKNTKSLPNAESEAIRQVLYDPKGPFALPADRETFYAAAVKTELTEKRTARKELEKTLPQYPTAMAVSEQKPENVKVHLRGSHFTLGKEVPRQFLRIIEGEQQTPINDQQSGRLQLAQWLTSGRHPLTARVMVNRLWRWHFGKGLVRTPDNFGKLGERPTHPELLDWLAVQFVEQGWSIKSMHRLIMLSSTYQMSTRYNAELAAVDPENRLLWRMNRRRLEAEAIRDSILAVCGKLDYEMGGSLLGVENRKYVTSTRNVNPVVYQTNRRSVYLPIVRSALYEVLQAFDFADPSVLSGDRTHTTVAPQALFMMNSEFVMQNTMDLADQVLHETHLDQRAKVNRIYEKIFSRPASAMETSRALNYIGHYRQELKSLEMSDEEKEQRTWQSLCRVLIASNEFLFVD